The following are from one region of the Ischnura elegans chromosome X, ioIscEleg1.1, whole genome shotgun sequence genome:
- the LOC124170961 gene encoding peroxisome biogenesis factor 10 codes for MAYSKFKAAGQAEILRAAQKDENYIQQLNEVISNVALNFGGKSFWLKYARYHIILSKTVYYASTSLCNLQTLGEEYTGIIPMQRSLRTLLTLRRMLLYVIMLSGGHIALERMFAQLEKATLPGSMQMYSIIYHDAVRMVKHLMPYLERLNKSIFYWNGSYYSLVNRFLGVKHALVQSWLKDEASLYGFKILAGVTFANLIVSFIHTFPSQLASKPSVSLPEVTVARKHALSRNTCKLCLGGRKNTSITPCGHLFCWTCIMKWLQIRKDCPMCKSNLIPSRITFLMNYDRYA; via the exons atgGCTTATAGCAAGTTTAAAGCGGCTGGGCAAGCCGAAATACTGAGAGCTGCCCAAAAGGATGAAAACTACATTCAGCAACTAAATGAAGTGATATCCAATGTTGCGCTGAATTTTGGAG GTAAAAGCTTCTGGTTGAAGTATGCCAGGTACCACATCATCCTATCCAAAACAGTATATTATGCCTCAACATCTTTATGTAATCTCCAAACGCTCGGAGAAGAATACACTGGTATAATTCCAATGCAAAGGTCTTTAAGAACATTATTAACTCTTCGG AGAATGCTGCTATATGTAATCATGCTGAGTGGAGGTCACATTGCCTTGGAGAGAATGTTTGCTCAGTTAGAAAAAGCAACTCTTCCTGGATCCATGCAGATGTATTCTATTATTTACCATGATGCAGTGAGGATGGTCAAGCATCTCATGCCTTACCTGGAGAGGCTTAACAAGAGCATTTTTTACTGGAATGGAAGCTACTACTCCCTTGTCAACAGGTTTCTTGGTGTTAAACAt GCTCTCGTTCAGAGTTGGCTGAAAGATGAGGCTTCTCTCTATGGATTCAAGATCCTGGCAGGGGTTACGTTTGCCAATTTAATTGTATCATTTATCCATACATTTCCATCTCAACTGGCTTCTAAACCTAGTGTCTCTCTTCCAGAAGTTACTGTTGCAAGAAAGCATGCGTTGAGTCGAAATACGTGCAAACTCTGCCTAGGTGGAAGGAAAAACACATCAATTACCCCATGTGGTCATTTGTTTTGTTGGACCTGTATAATGAAATGGCTACAAATCAGAAAGGATTGCCCAATGTGCAAAAGTAATTTAATTCCTTcaagaattacttttttaatgaattacgATAGATATGCATAA